The nucleotide sequence gcagGTTTATAATGCAGTTCATAAGCATTTACAGGCAAAAAGGAaccagacacacacgcacacacacacacacgcgcacacacacaagcacacacacacacgcacagggcAGCAGTGCAAATGTAATCTGTGTTATGTaataaatctaattaaatagAGCAGTGTCATCTATGAGGACAGATGAGTCACTCTGCCAAATGAAAATAACCCCCCCAACACACACGCgcactcacatacacacacacgcacacacacacacacgcacgcacatgcacacactcacgcgcacgcacgcacgcacacacacacacagatccatCACTGCACCTGTTCAGGTGTCTTTTATCTCTCTGTATCACTTTCTGTCTCCATTCACAGAGAATAATCCCAACACATTTAACACATCTCATATCTCCACTCAAACACTCACTTTCATCAGAACTGAACAGAAACAGATCTGCAATTTCACACAAATTATAATTAAACCACAACTGAAACAAGAATTCGATCTACAATCAGAGATTTCCTTGGCCTTAGTACTTGAATAAGATGTAAATGTCTTAAAGCAGTTGCGACGAAGCGTCTGAAAACCTCTGAACGtcctttctctctcgctctcatctCTTGCTCATTCCTGTCAGATCATAATTGTTTGTCAGCATGCTCATATTTCACGGTGCTGTAATTCTACAGTAAATAACCATCATGGAAAGGTGCTACATCTCCCCGCCGGAGCTGAGaggagttgtttgtttttgtgagaGTTGAGTTTGATGGAGTTTATGAGGTGTGAGAGATGATGAGAGAGATGCGTGCTGATGGAATTGTTTGCTCACACAATGAAGAAACGTCAGTCAACAGAAAccacagaaagaaaaacatgcgcCATGTGTCCTGATGAAACTTCAGAAGCAAAGAGAAAGTTGAAGATAAAATCAACCTCACATTCAGACACGTACGTGAATTTGACTTTATTAGGTGACAAAACTCCAGGTCTGTTgtagtaatattataatataatgtcACTGGATACGAAATGTTCGATCAAATTTATGAGTACTAACGCAGTTTCCCAACACCATTATAGTCTTCATGTGTGAAACCTGCTGTAAGTGAAtacacaaataatgaaaaatatacaatgatgTATACAGTAAAAATGGCAACATCAGGATTAGaggttttattttcagaaaCCTTCTAATGCAGTGTGAGACGGTGAGGTAAGGTggtgtgaggtgtgtgtgaagtgtgtttatcacagtgtgtgtgttctgtgcatGAATGTGaaagttgtttgtgttttgtcccAGTTCTTCTCGCCTGTGATTTGTGACATCATCTTCATCTCTCttattctttctctctcattcatTCGGATTCACCGCTGCCCCCTCACAGACCTTCACTGATGCCCATTATCATCACATCTCTCTCGTTCTTTCTCTAAACTGATGATATGAGATTCCAGCTGCACttcaaatcaaattaaaatgagCTTTACAGGGAACAAAACACACATGTTGTGTGTTTAATatgacacacacataaacacatacacctgccctcaacacacacactgacgtacacacacagacacatacacacacacacacaactgtctccTTCACCTCAGATGCTAGTTAAATTGGACACAAGGTGAACACTAAAAGTCCTGCAGTGAAACAGTGCTTCTTTTcaggcacgcacacacgcacgcatgcacaaacacatgcatgcacacacacacaaacgcatgcACACAAAcgcatgcacacgcacgcacaaacatacacatgcacaaacgcacgcacacacacgcgcacgcaagCACAcaaacgcatgcacacacacgcatacacacacgcgcgcacaaatgcatgcactcgcacgcatgcacacgcacgcatgcacacgcacgcacacacacacacacacgcatgcacgcacgcacacgcatgcatgcgcacacgcacgcacacacgatGAGACATATTCAATGAAaagctcacacaaacacacatctaaACACAACAGGCTATAAGAAAATGCTGACaaacgcacgcgcacacacacacactcctctgCATTAGatgcaaaaatataaatgcaaGTGACAATAAAGACATACGCAGTACCACAACCAAACATTCcccattaaacattttatttacgtGTGTGGTTTTTCCCACCTGTCAAACTGCAACTGAACATTGAAATTATGAGCTGtacagttttctgttttattttaccAGTCAGGGAGCTATTTTTTTGCATCGTTTTTTAAACAATCGCATTGTAATTTTGATCTGAATATAGACGTTTACAGCTTAAAATATGATGAATAATGCACATATGAAAAAAGTGGCAGTCTAAGCCACTAAAAATCACTAGTTGCTTTTGTAAAAAAGGTTCAGGGTTTTTACTTATTTCTTCATTCTTTTAGCATGCAGAGGCAAACCTACGTATTTCACTTTTgcatgtttcatttaaatagaCGTGTATagagtaaaaataaaagtaaaaaataaacacacacgtagtgatgtgtgtgtgtgtgtgtgtgtgtccagacCTCAGTGCTCTAATGTGACCGAGCAGGAGAGAGAAACCAGGACACACAGCAGGattaacacacacagagagagagagagagagagagagagtcaaagGGAAGAGGTACGAGTGGCTCAGTtcaccagcagatggagagTGAGACAGATGTGCTCAtaagagaaagagtgagagatCATCAAATATCAAGGAGAAAAATCAAACAGACGGAATGTAAGACAGCAGAAAGACACGCGTCTGATATCACAGAGGAATATATGAGaacgagagaaagagatgaTGAAGAACACTCCGTTCACGGACAGCAGACCCTCGGATGAAGGTCAGTACTATAGTAAAACATCTTCTCAAATACTTCACTGCTTTACTTACTGTTATATATCTGAAATGAACATACAGTAGATTAAATTCAATCTTAAAGACATTTGATTTCACCTGCGCGTTGTCCTTTATTATTCACTATCAAAAAAAGTACCACAAAGTATCACGGTACTGCCAGAGGTTTTCAGATGCATAGTGGAGTAGTTTCTTTTTTAAGATACCACGGTAATACTATGTTTTTAGGACATTTTAGGACAAGCAATCTTGAAGTACAGTAGCAGGTAACCTGAATATGGTAATCATTCAACGTGTACATCAAAACACCGTGATATAACCGCGATACCCTCGTTGTACCATGGTACCTCCACAGCACTTGTGTATTCAggttgtaaaaaaatgaaaatctctcATGCAATGATGTGTGTGACAATGTGCGTCAGTCCTTTAAAACTCAAAAACTTTCAATCTCAGCACAAGTTTTcattcactgtgtgtgtgtgtgtgtgtgtgtgtgtgtgtgtgtgtgtgtgtgtgtgtgtgtgtgtgtgtgtgtgtgtgtgtgtgtgtgtgtgtgtgtgtgtgtgtgtgtgtgtgtgtgtgtgtgtcattaaCATCAATGAAACGCCAACGCTACAAACTGAATCCAAACaccatttttgcttttttagaatttatttaaatttaatgtAGTTTAATATGCGTATATATTGTGTTGGTAAATATAGAAATGTTTGTGGACCACACAAAATTCTTTGTGAACGGACCTATTAgagtttatatgtgtgtgtgtgtgttatataagAACAGGTATCCTATATAATCTGTCACGGGATACTCTAATGTAACTaaatcatttgtgtgttttacatgaatgtatttttttaatatgtttgtGAATACATGTTGGCGTGTGTTTCtgtattgtgtgtttgtacatATGTGGGGTTTTTTTACCGTGTGTGAGTGCACTGTTGTTTTTAACTGTGCATGCATCGTGTGttcttgagtgtgtgtgtgtgtgatgtgtaaatgtgtttttgtgtagtaCTGTCATCATGTTTAACACACGGCTCTATATGTTTCCTGcatttttaaacacacacacacacacacacacacacacacacacacacacacaccagggatgacgtgtgtgtgcgtgtgtgtgcgtgtgtgtgtgtgcgtgagacagacagacagatgaaggGATGCTTTAAGTGTGAGAAAAGCATACAAACATGTTCTGTATAAAGGTAAAAACTCAACACACAAGCTGGGAGTCAGGTGTCATTCAGAGGAAGTCTGGCCAATTGACTGAGAACAGATGAAAGCTATACAGACACAGCAGGACAGTTGAAATCACACACACGTCGCTGGGgaggacaaagagagagagatttctcTTCTTTATATTTTGGGGGATAAAACATGACCCGGGCGTTTTTAGTGAGAATGAAAGAGCGTGTATGGGCATGACAAACCATCCGTGGCTCTCACAGCGAGAGGAACGCAAACATCTGAGCGTCTCACGGGACCTCCCTGCAGACAAATGCACAAACGCACTCGCGTTTGTTTTTAAGCTATCCTGATACTCTCACAGGCGTCGATTGGTAAACACACTCACTGAAGGTCACATGACCAGgtctaaataaacacacatttcccacaatgcaccggTGCTGCTTAACGACTCATCAATGAAACCTGTCGCTAGTACTGTTGGTTTATTTGTGATGACATCTATGCCAAGCTTAGCTATTATACTGCGGTactgtatttactacagtatttatactgtatgccaATGCACCACAATATTACAGTAACCACCCCACTATAATAATCCCAGTTTAACCACAGTATTTGTAGTAATACTTTGGTAATACAAATGTTAATCTGccaaaaaaaaaagtgtattacTTCTTAATTGCGAGCACTTCGTATAGTTCAGTATGTACACTTATATAGAATATAAGATAAAACAATAAAGCAAtataagacacacacacacacatgcacacacacatgcacaagcGCAGAcgcacccacccacacacacgcacacaatcgCACACACAGTAATACAAACGCACAAATCACATTGAAACCTATCACAGAGGTACTGGTAATACCAAAAACGCACACAAACAGCTGcagaaggtgtgtgtgtgtgtgtgtgcgcatgtgcgtgcacgtgtgtgtgtgtatgtgtgagttaTGTTTGTAATATAACTCTTGAAGTTTTGTCTCAGCGGTGCTTTAGTCTTCGGTTAGTTAATGCTGTATATCATACCCTGAAacttttatatgtgtgtgtgtgtgtgtgtgtgtgtgcgcgtgtgcgtgtgtgtgtgtgtgtgtgcacacgtGTGTGAGTTGTGTTGGTAATATAACTCTTGCTGCTTCGTCTCAGCGGTGTTTTAGACTTCTGTTAGTTAATGCCGTATATCACACCCTGAAactttcatgtgtgtgtgtgtgtgtgtgtgcgtgtgtgcgtgcgtgcgtgcgcgtgcgtgtgtgtgtgcgtgtgtgtgtgtgtgtgtgtgtgtgtgtgcatgtgtgtgtgtgcgtgtaaaaGCACATATTAAATCTCTGTATGCTTTGTTCAATTTTATGCTTGTTAGCACTGAAGCTCTAAATCACGTCACAGCACTGCGGACCGTGTCTCTCGCCTAACCAATGAAATCATAACTAACAGAATACTGAAAAAACTGAATTTGCCGTTACGGTTGTTACAAGAATATTAAAGAAGGAGGCAGTTTTCTTAAAATCCCATCAGAGCCGATGAAAGCAGTTAAAGAGAGCTCATGAACACAGACTGTGGAAACACCGAGGAAATAGACTGTAGGTTTTAGAAACACTAGAACTTAAATCCAAACATCTCATATTAATCTCTCACACTCATCTCGGGGTACAAAACCACCTCTCACATACATCAGAGGGGCGGGTGATTATTCGAATAATAACGACAACATAATGTATGATCTAAATCGCAATGAAAACATTCAAGTGATAGAGATGATCTACTAAACAATGTTTTCAAACAACTAGGAAGACTAAAAAATTTTTTAGACATTTACAAAACTTCAAAACTTGTTTGACATTTATGTTGCTTAAAAATGTCACCTGGCAACACGATttgcttttttttgcaaatatgcTAAACAAAAAGCGCTGAATAATGATGAGTTTCTAATAGAACTCCTAAATACAGGGCGgtctaaaaaactaaaacaatgcatttttataatTGAATATACGCTTTGTAATATTATACAGTAGATAATAATATCATCATAACATTTTGACTTAAGTTTTAATATGATTTTGGACCCACTGTATAAGAAATATTCATGGCTTatctatttgtgaccctgtctgtgaaaaccaggctaatgTCTCAGAATCTATTtttgagataacaagcatccaagtttgatttcaatataatttcaatctttgacattgcATTACTTAGTCAATATTACAGATATCAGTGTTATAttatgttctttatattatgtaaaacaatttcatgtagaaaacagcaaatcacccaaaaatgactttagctggttgttacaggcagggtcacattatCTTAATTGACTGGCCAATGTcatttgtgtgtgagtgtttatgtgtgttctCAAAACAGCTTGGTGACAGAACACATCTGTGGCTCCTGAATAATGATCGCTGACCCTTAGACTTCATTCACACAGACACCTAAACGTATtagataatgtgtgtgtgtgtgagaagggCACAAAAGAGGCACAGAAAGACAAAATCAAAGTCAAGAGTAACGGAGTgtgaaagagaagagagagaggaagtgtgcgtgcgcgtgtgtgtatgtgtgtcatcTAAGTGTGTGGTGATGAACCAAAGTACAGATCAACCAGACACAAGAATAAAGGAGTGTGCGCGCAcgtatgtacgtgtgtgtgtgtgtgtgtgtgaagacaAAGGGTCCTCACAGAAAATTGTACAGTAAGGATATCTGATAGTGATGCTATTGTTCTTTAATaaattatgtcattaaaacCATTTAGTGAATAATTACCAaatgggggccccaagatggatgaagggggggcacagattttgtggcattttatgaaatatagaaatgtatcatagattttatgcaagcaaacatcagaaaaataaaaccaccaaccaaaagaattgatgttccagcattgtgtaactgaatatgtttttggtttaattaaaattcctTTAAGTCTTTAAAGGGCTTTATTTGGGGGGGACACacagcgatgcactctacacaaagggtggccttacaacgaaaaagttcgCTTTAAATTTTTATAGTACATGCccataaaaagtttttaaaaagtttgaaCTCAAACAGCATTGTCCATAAATCATGGTACGTATCTAAATAAACATGCTAACACCACGGTAGATTAGCTTTGGAAAAGAACAAGCGAGCGTGTcggtttgtgtgtctgtgtccaGGCCAAGGTGAAAATGTGTCGTATAAATGAAGGTAAATTCAATGAAACGCATCACAGAGCAAACGGTGGTCTGCTAACCCAGATTTCTCTCTCTGGGGGCTTCTGAGACTACAGATGAAAGCGCAGATCTACAGTCAGTGCGTTTCCTTATTTTGTGCAAATGGAAATAATGTTCTTTAATGAATGCAAATATTCACATCCAACATTCAACAGCCAGATCACTTACTCCTCTCCAGATCTCCCCTCGCCTAATAAAACAGACACAAGAGGCCTTGTTACTCATTAggtctgttttgtgtgtgcgtgtgtgtggaatAAATGAGTTGTGTATGATAATGTCTGTCTGTGAGAGGCTAATGGGGGTCATTAGCATTTTCAACCAACAAtcccattacacacacacacacaggtttgtttcaCTATATTACTAAGGACATCTCATTGACTTGTAGCAATGTTTTCATACCCGATTAAGATTGTTTTCCTAACCCTGTCACAAACCTGTGGACTTTAATAGATTTCACTCGTGagaagcacacacacatctagAACAACATTCCTTGTCAGAtgaacaaacaacattttttaaaggttaAGCAACTCCTTAACCCTTTGCTGAAAAGCTGTTCGTAAGAGTTTCAGCTGCACTTCTTCATAGAAAGCGGCGACGGAATGTGTTTGGGTCAGAGGTGCCGGACGCCTTTGAGTCCATCCCAGACAAGAAAAGAAGCTTAACTGAGAACAAGATATGAAGTATAAGAGACACAAAGAACAGAACACACACTCTCGTCTTAATGTTGGAGGAGTTAGAGACAGGCAGGAGATTACAGAAGAATAAAGTGATAATTATAGACCCTACAGGAGGAGAATGAGAGACTTCAATCTGCTGCATGAGACATATGGGGGGATTTAGTTAAACCCtcattaatattttgttattctCCAGGTGGGTTATTAGAGTCTGAGTGTACAGTATTATGGAGGTGTTACGTAGTGTAAGAAAAATCCACACTCCATCTGCACACTGCATAAAATGtcaaatcaaattggctttacaggTCACttcaacttttatttatattatactattatatttaataatattaattataatagagtgacttgtaaagccaatttgatttaaagtaaaaatgtaaagggatagttcacctaaaaataaaattctgtcatcattccaaagctgtatacattactttgttctgctgaacgcaaaggaagatgtttggaagaatgtcagtaaccaaacagatctcatcccccatttactgccatagtagggaaaataaatactatgggagtgaAAGGGAGATCTGTtctgttactgacattcttccaaatatcttcctttgtgtaaaaaataacgggtttggaataatctgagggtgagtaaatgatgacagaatttgcatttttgggtgaactatcactttaagtcagCTTTTAAACAGAAGTTTTTAAGAggaatttgtttaattttttgtttcatttaaagcgatagttcacccaaaaatgaaaattctgtcatcatttactcactctcttgtcatttcaaaccgttatgactttcttctgcagaccacaaaagaagatattttgaagaaagttggtaaccgaaccccattcacttctattgtatggacacaaaaccaatgcaagtgaatgggggcaggTTAACAgaaccttcttttgtgttctgcgaaaatAAAGAAAGTTAAACAGGTTTATagtgacatgagagtgagtaaatgatgacacaatttttgtttttaggtgaaatatcactttaagtaTCAACTCtgtctcaaatgtttctcctAAGATTACATAGGTgaactaaaaaaaaagaaaatgagatAATTGTTtaattactgtacattttaagtatggaggtgtaaaaagAATTTCACTGCATGTGGTACTTTGTATGGTTGTGTATGTGAGGAATAAACTTCGAACTGAactggttctcaaacttttcaaatgaatgtagattgtagaggaaaataatctggatttgggacaatttgatgaaaaatgttcatattgtGATCtgaataatattgacttttgattgcaaacTTGACAAATccgagctcagtttgacacattgtagAGATCTCTTCTAAAACTCAATTGTTCTCAAGAGAAATATTcgagacacagatgagatttATGCAAAAGTTTCAATTTGCTACAATTTGTATATATATGttgtatatacatacacatacatcacatcatcgctgtccttccaagGCCTTGTATGTAAATTTTTCAGGAAACGGAAAAAACATTTGCAAGATATTTGCAAATCGCagtaacaaacataaagggtgactaataataatgatttatggcaaacaataaaaatcacaaaatatggagatccaaggtttcagaaagcCAGCAGCGATTTATAATATCAATACACCGTATATTTTACATAGGAATTACATAAATAATCCATGCGTACATAatccatagttttttttaactttttattatatttattaaattttatattatatttacataaatacaaaaatctGTGGATACAACCTCTTAGTTGGGTTAGTCGTAACAAATCTGAAATCTACTCCGGTGTAGCAGAACCAGAGCGACCTGCACAAATCCCAGACCTGAACCCCGACTGAACCCGTTTGGGATGAACTGAAACGCAGATTTCAAGCCAGACCCCATGACAAACATTCAGCGCCTGACCTCATTCATGCTAGTTTCAAATCCCTGCAGCCATGTTCCAACATCTAGCAGAAATCCTTCCCAGAAGAGTGGAAGCTGTTATGGCAGCAAAGGGAGGATTAATAACACTTATCAAATAAAACGTCCACATACTTTTGCCAAACAGTGTAGCACCCCACATCTTCTTTCTAATGCGTTTCTTTCTAACAACATTTTATCTGTTTAGACCGGTGAACAATACAACAGGAGACTCTGAAGACAACTGAAGCGAACAGCATGACACTGAACTACATTTAGACGAGCGTCGGTGACCAGGAGCATTTCtgacagatgagatctctgCTTACACGCTGGAGTTCCCAAAACACACGAGCCTCCCGTCTGGTTTCTGTAAGGAATAATTATCTCTGGTTTAGATAGTATGCTTCAAAACCGAGACCCCGCCCCCTCCAGCTCCTCCTCTGGGGGTTGAGCCAATCAGCAGAGGTCATGGGCAGACGGGCAGCTGAAGCATCAAATGCCGTGCCAGCATTAGAGGTGCCTCTGGCCGGAGGCCGGGCCATGCTCTCTCAGAAATGGGGCCCGCTGTGCAGCGTCGGCGTGCAAACGTCGCCGGGACTCCGCTCTCTTCCATCATTAAAGAAGAGGACTCAAACCGTCAGCACCCCCTACGGGCCGGCGGCCGAGACCATGTCTCTGGATCGGGTGAGGCGCTGCGACCTCAACGGCAAGCCAAAGAACACCACCAACCATGTGACGCAGGAGAATGAAGTGTACTGTCAAATCAAAAATAACCCCAACCAATTAGGAACAACAGGGAGTCTGAAGCGATCCTCCCGGTACACTAATGGAAGTGTGGTTGCACCTGAGGTGGTGGGCGGGGTCTGTAGCGAGGGAGCTGAGACGGAGGATGCGAGACGCCAACCAATCACAAGAGACTGCAAGCGGGGTCAGTCGCTGAAAGGCGAGAGATCCCGGCCGGTCGTGCACTGCCCCGGCTCATGCGCCACCACCCCTCGTCCATGTAGGATTATGGCATCATCGCCCAGACTGTGCACCGCCTGTGGGCGGAGACAATCTCAAGTCCCGCCCTGCATGGCGGCCGCCTGTCGAAAACGCGCAGTCAGTCAGGTGCAAGCGAGCACGACACTTCCGAACCCACCGCGGAAAAGTTCTTCACCCGGACTGCGGAAACGAAATTCCACTCTGGTGCAACCAACGTACGCCCAAATTCCCAACACACACAATCACCAAACGCAAAGTGTGACACTCCCCCCCTCAGAAACCTACAAAAAAGATCTGCAGAGAAAAACAGAAGCATCGACGTCAAAGAAAGCATCTGAAAAGCCCAAAACATGCCCGAACGAATCAACGACACAATTAAGGCAAGCACACGACAAGACACGCAAcacccaacacacacaaacacacacacaagaaatgACAGCACAACCCACACAAGACAAACGCACAACCACAGAAACACGCAGACCTCTTGTATCTCCAGCATATGTGCCCACGCCCCCCTCACTTTCCACTGGCTGTGAGttaaaagccacgcccactctcCTACCCAAAAATGTCTCCAACTCAAATCAAACACATGTCAAGTCCAAACCGGCCCCTCCGGAACTTCTCATTGGCTCCGGGATGAAGCCAAAGTCACAAACTCCACCTCCAGAGCCCAAACCTAAACCTGAGAGAGACACAAACGCACGGCCATCGCAAAAGGAtgaaatcccacaatgcaacggGGCACCTGGTGTTCTGCATGGACTGCTACAGAATGTCGAGGAAAACCTGCTGTACAATCAAGAGAAGATCAAAGTTCTGCTCAACGTCATCCAGGATTTAGAGAGGAACAAGGCAATGAGTGAAGGGTGAGCGAAAGAGAGAAACATTAAGCTTCTAAAGTTCATGAAAGCGTGTGTTTGATGTTTCCACTCTTTCAACATCCCATAATTCCCATGGCAAATGACACGTCCTCTGCAGCAAGCCATCAGAAATCTTGATCATCAAGGATAGACTGACcccctgcctctctctctctcctcgtgtCATATTTACGGTCTTATCTTTACCCCAAACGTATTTACTCGCTCTCTCGCactttctcttctctctgtctctgtctctctctcactctctctctcactctctcactctctctctcactctctctctctctctctctctctctctctctctctctcttctgtctctctctctctctctctctctctgtctctctctgtctctctctgtctctctctctctgtctctctctctctctctctctctctgtctctctctctctctctctctctctctctctctctctctctctctctctctctctctctctctctctctctctctctctctctctctctctctctctctgtctctctctctctctctgtctctctctctctgtctctctctctctctctctctctctgtctctctctgtctctctctgtctctctctctctgtctctctctctctctctctctctctgtctctctctctctctctctctctctctctctctctctctctctctctctctctctctctctctctctctctctctctctctctctctctctctctctctcttctctctctctctctctctctctctctctctctctctctctctctctctctctctctctctctgtctctgtctccctctctctctctctctctctcactctctctctctctctctctctctctctctctctctcgctctcgctctcgctctctctctctctctcgctctcgctctcgctctcgctctcgctctcgctctcgctctctctctctctcgctctcgctctcgctctcgctctcgctctctctctctctctgtcatatCGTCTTATCTCCGTATTCTCGCTCTCtcgcatttctctctctctgctctgctctctctcactctctctctctctctcttccactcctcttctctctctctctctctctctctctctgctcgtctctctcctctctctctctctctccctctctctctctctctctctctctctctcgctctctctctcttctctctctgcgctctctctgctctctctctctctctctctctctctctctctctctctctctctctctctctggtctctctctcttctctctctctccgttctctctgtttctctctctctctctgtctctctctctctctctctctctctctctctctctctctctctctctctctctctctctctctctctctctcttctctctctctctccctctcttctctctctctctctctctctctctctccctctctctctctctctctctctctctctctctctctctctctctctctctctctctctctctctctctctctctctctctctctctctctctctcttctctctctctctctctctctc is from Triplophysa rosa linkage group LG13, Trosa_1v2, whole genome shotgun sequence and encodes:
- the LOC130563482 gene encoding uncharacterized protein LOC130563482, which encodes MGRRAAEASNAVPALEVPLAGGRAMLSQKWGPLCSVGVQTSPGLRSLPSLKKRTQTVSTPYGPAAETMSLDRVRRCDLNGKPKNTTNHVTQENEVYCQIKNNPNQLGTTGSLKRSSRYTNGSVVAPEVVGGVCSEGAETEDARRQPITRDCKRGQSLKGERSRPVVHCPGSCATTPRPCRIMASSPRLCTACGRRQSQVPPCMAAACRKRAVSQVQASTTLPNPPRKSSSPGLRKRNSTLVQPTYAQIPNTHNHQTQSVTLPPSETYKKDLQRKTEASTSKKASEKPKTCPNESTTQLRQAHDKTRNTQHTQTHTQEMTAQPTQDKRTTTETRRPLVSPAYVPTPPSLSTGCELKATPTLLPKNVSNSNQTHVKSKPAPPELLIGSGMKPKSQTPPPEPKPKPERDTNARPSQKDEIPQCNGAPGVLHGLLQNVEENLLYNQEKIKVLLNVIQDLERNKAMSEGRCSYRTGQDLNNCSTCQKTACIIYSVEHDFRVQEGRFQSVLEVLEAEYDVPAPVPKPAHIRPRTKSRIKKLRKKCFWWL